Proteins encoded within one genomic window of Streptomyces profundus:
- a CDS encoding WhiB family transcriptional regulator: MDWRHSAVCREEDPELFFPIGNTGPALLQIEEAKAVCRRCPVMEQCLQWALESGQDSGVWGGMSEDERRAMKRRAARNRARKATA; encoded by the coding sequence ATGGACTGGCGTCACAGCGCCGTTTGCCGCGAGGAAGACCCCGAGCTGTTCTTCCCCATCGGCAACACCGGTCCCGCGCTGCTGCAGATCGAGGAAGCCAAGGCCGTCTGCCGCCGCTGCCCCGTGATGGAGCAGTGCCTGCAGTGGGCTCTGGAGTCCGGCCAGGACTCCGGCGTCTGGGGCGGCATGAGCGAGGACGAGCGCCGCGCCATGAAGCGCCGCGCCGCCCGCAACCGAGCGCGCAAGGCCACCGCCTG